One genomic segment of Hordeum vulgare subsp. vulgare chromosome 2H, MorexV3_pseudomolecules_assembly, whole genome shotgun sequence includes these proteins:
- the LOC123431496 gene encoding sterol 3-beta-glucosyltransferase UGT80A2 produces the protein MAAAEPTGAGKGLEEIRQGGGDGAAPTADAHNGDRPTDHHHAPGPSTSSASDNGNLHRSSTMPGVIKDTEITAETTGPSNLERSKTERRKQNNPADDPAKQLLDDKISIRKKLKMLNRIATVKDDGTVVVNVPSTLEATPIDVGAVDGYEDVVVEESLDGSDIPYKPPIQIVILIVGTRGDVQPFVAIGKRLQDYGHRVRLATHANYKEFILTAGLEFFPLGGDPKVLAEYMVKNKGFLPSGPSEIPIQRKQMKEIIFSLYPACKDPDPDTGIPFKVDAIIANPPAYGHTHVAEALKVPIHIFFTMPWTPTSEFPHPLSRVKTSAGYRLSYQIVDSMIWLGIRDMINEFRKKKLKLRPVTYLSGAQGSGSDIPHGYIWSPHLVPKPKDWGPKIDVVGFCFLDLASDYVPPEELVKWLEAGDKPIYVGFGSLPVQDPAKMTETIVKALEMTGQRGIINKGWGGLGTLAEPKDSIYVLDNCPHDWLFLQCKAVVHHGGAGTTAAGLKAACPTTIVPFFGDQPFWGERVHARGVGPSPIPVDQFSLQKLVDAINFMLDPEVKEKAVELAKAMESEDGVTGAVRAFLKHLPCKTDENSPPPTHGFLEFLGPVSKCLGCS, from the exons ATGGCCGCCGCCGAGCCGACCGGAGCCGGCAAGGGCCTGGAGGAGATAAGACAGGGAGGAGGGGACGGGGCCGCGCCGACGGCGGACGCCCACAACGGGGACCGCCCCACCGACCACCACCACGCCCCCGGCCCGTCCACGTCTTCCGCCTCAG ATAACGGAAACCTCCATAGGTCAAGCACTATGCCGGGGGTGATCAAGGATACCGAGATAACTGCTGAAACTACGGGTCCATCAAATCTGGAAAGGTCAAAAACTGAGAGGCGCAAACAAAATAACCCAGCTGATGATCCTGCTAAACAGTTATTGGATGATAAGATTTCCATAAGGAAAAAG CTCAAAATGTTAAATCGAATCGCTACAGTGAAGGATGATGGAACTGTGGTTGTTAATGTACCAAGTACACTAGAAGCGACTCCAATTGACGTTGGAGCAGTGGATGGCTATGAGGATGTTGTTGTTGAAGAGTCATTAGATGGATCAGATATACCATACAAGCCTCCGATACAGATTGTTATACTTATTGTGGGTACAAGGGGAGATGTTCAGCCATTTGTTGCTATAGGAAAACGGTTACAG GATTATGGACACCGCGTAAGATTAGCCACTCATGCCAATTACAAAGAGTTCATACTCACAGCTGGGCTGGAGTTTTTTCCACTTGGTGGAGATCCAAAAGTACTTGCTGAAT ACATGGTGAAGAATAAAGGATTTCTACCTTCAGGTCCATCAGAAATTCCTATTCAAAGAAAACAAATGAAAGAAATTATATTTTCCTTATATCCTGCATGCAAGGATCCTGATCCTGACACCGGTATTCCTTTCAAAGTGGACGCAATTATTGCCAACCCACCAGCATATG GACATACACATGTGGCAGAGGCACTAAAAGTACCCATTCATATATTCTTTACCATGCCATGGAC GCCAACTAGTGAATTTCCTCATCCTCTTTCTCGCGTGAAAACATCAGCTGGATATCGA CTTTCTTACCAAATTGTCGACTCTATGATTTGGCTTGGGATACGTGATATGATAAACGAATTCAGGAAAAAGAAGTTGAAGCTGCGTCCAGTAACATACCTAAGTGGTGCACAGGGTTCTGGAAGTGACATTCCTCATGGATACATCTGGAGTCCTCATCTTGTCCCAAAACCGAAAG ACTGGGGCCCCAAGATCGATGTTGTTGGATTTTGCTTTCTTGATCTTGCTTCTGATTACGTACCTCCAGAAGAACTTGTGAAATGGCTTGAAGCTGGTGACAAGCCAATTTATGTTGGTTTTGGTAGCCTT CCAGTTCAAGATCCAGCAAAGATGACTGAAACCATTGTCAAAGCACTCGAAATGACTGGACAGAGAGGTATCATCAACAAAGGTTGGGGTGGCCTTGGAACAT TGGCAGAACCAAAAGATTCCATATATGTACTTGACAACTGCCCTCATGACTGGCTTTTCCTGCAGTGTAAGGCAGTG GTACACCATGGTGGTGCTGGAACGACGGCTGCTGGCCTGAAAGCAGcg TGTCCTACAACTATTGTACCTTTCTTTGGCGACCAACCTTTCTGGGGAGAGCGGGTGCATGCTAGAGGGGTAGGGCCTTCGCCTATACCTGTTGATCAATTCAGTTTGCAGAAGTTGGTTGATGCTATAAACTTCATGTTAGATCCAGAG GTGAAAGAAAAAGCCGTGGAGCTTGCAAAGGCCATGGAATCTGAAGACGGCGTAACGGGCGCAGTTAGGGCATTCCTCAAACATTTGCCTTGTAAAACAGATGAAAATTCACCCCCGCCGACGCATGGCTTTCTAGAGTTCCTTGGCCCAGTAAGTAAATGTTTGGGGTGCTCTTAG